A stretch of Salvelinus alpinus chromosome 4, SLU_Salpinus.1, whole genome shotgun sequence DNA encodes these proteins:
- the LOC139573139 gene encoding 1-acylglycerol-3-phosphate O-acyltransferase ABHD5-like, with translation MVLVEPWGLPERPDPEDQDRPIPVWIKALGAIVSPFNPLAGLRLVGPLGPTLVSTLRPDFKKKYLSMFNDDTVTEYIYHLNVQTPSGETAFKNMTIPYGWAKRPMLQRIGLLHADIPITVIYGSRSSIDGNSGNAIKGLRPNSHVEIIAIRGAGHYVYADQPEDFNHRVLQVLSSRPTTISTAAC, from the exons ATGGTGCTGGTTGAGCCATGGGGCTTACCTGAGCGTCCAGACCCAGAAGACCAGGACAGGCCCATCCCTGTGTGGATCAAAGCCCTGGGAGCCATTGTGAGCCCTTTCAACCCCCTGGCAGGGCTACGTCTGGTGGGGCCACTGG GTCCCACACTTGTTTCAACTCTAAGACCAGACTTCAAGAAGAAATACTTGTCCATGTTCAACGACGACACGGTCACAGAGTATATCTATCACCTGAACGTCCAGACTCCCAG TGGTGAGACAGCCTTCAAGAACATGACCATCCCATACGGGTGGGCCAAGAGGCCTATGCTGCAGAGGATTGGCCTGCTCCATGCTGACATCCCTATTACTGTGATATATGGGTCACGCTCCAGCATCGACGGTAACTCGGGCAACGCTATCAAAGGATTGAGGCCAAACTCTCATGTGGAGATCATA gctATCAGAGGGGCGGGCCACTACGTCTATGCTGACCAGCCAGAGGACTTCAACCACAGAGTGCTTCAG GTCCTCAGTAGTAGACCTACCACCATCAGCACAGCAGCCTGCTAA